In a single window of the Desulfallas thermosapovorans DSM 6562 genome:
- a CDS encoding MATE family efflux transporter, with protein sequence MANNLDLGNGNTGKLLWEFSIPAIIGMSVNAFYNVISRIFVGQGVNYLAIAAVTVAMPVMILLFAVAMLIGIGATALISIRLGEQKKEEADKIAGNATLLLILLPLLFSIAYFLFSEPVLRLFGATSPDVLPYARDYMHIIMIGAVPGSIAFGLNNFIRAEGNPRFAMFTQVIGGVINIILHYVFIFILGWGVKGAALAVIVGQTVSAVWVISYFLRGTSMIKIKLKNMKLQIPIAIKIMAIGFAPFAMQIANSVQQTILNKIIMFYGGDLALSAVGIVMSVGMILIMPIVGISQGAQPIIGYNYGAQRFDRVKETLKKGILASTVLAIIGFAGTRFFAIPVVALFSKGDAALTQLAAHALVTFFACLPIVGFHILGANYFQAVGKPIQSTILSLSRQVLIFIPLLLILPNFWGIEGVWRTAPIADILAVLLTAIVLFYEMKNINPKPTLAMESN encoded by the coding sequence ATGGCAAACAATTTAGACCTCGGGAATGGAAATACCGGCAAACTGCTGTGGGAATTCTCCATACCCGCCATTATCGGCATGTCAGTGAATGCCTTTTACAATGTTATATCGCGAATATTTGTGGGGCAAGGTGTTAATTACCTTGCTATCGCTGCCGTTACGGTAGCTATGCCGGTTATGATTCTTTTATTTGCTGTTGCCATGTTAATCGGTATTGGTGCCACAGCATTGATTTCAATACGGCTCGGGGAGCAAAAAAAAGAAGAAGCGGATAAAATTGCGGGTAACGCCACACTACTCTTAATATTACTTCCCTTATTATTTTCAATAGCATATTTTCTCTTTTCCGAACCGGTGTTGAGGTTGTTTGGCGCCACCAGTCCCGATGTTTTACCTTACGCCCGGGATTATATGCATATTATTATGATTGGTGCCGTGCCGGGATCCATTGCCTTTGGCTTGAACAACTTTATCCGGGCCGAAGGAAATCCCCGGTTCGCCATGTTTACTCAAGTCATCGGTGGTGTCATAAACATTATTTTACATTATGTGTTTATCTTTATATTGGGGTGGGGTGTCAAAGGAGCCGCCCTGGCAGTTATTGTGGGCCAAACAGTTTCGGCGGTTTGGGTGATCAGTTATTTCCTCCGGGGAACGAGCATGATTAAAATTAAACTTAAAAATATGAAGCTCCAGATTCCCATTGCTATAAAAATAATGGCCATTGGCTTTGCGCCCTTTGCCATGCAAATAGCCAATAGCGTTCAGCAAACCATTTTAAACAAAATCATCATGTTCTATGGCGGAGATTTAGCTCTCTCAGCAGTGGGTATTGTCATGAGTGTAGGTATGATTTTGATTATGCCCATTGTGGGTATTAGTCAGGGGGCACAGCCCATCATCGGTTATAATTATGGTGCACAGCGTTTCGATAGGGTAAAAGAAACACTAAAAAAAGGAATTTTGGCCAGTACGGTACTGGCTATAATTGGTTTTGCCGGTACTCGCTTTTTTGCCATCCCGGTGGTGGCACTTTTCAGCAAAGGTGATGCAGCTCTGACCCAATTGGCAGCACACGCCCTGGTTACGTTTTTTGCCTGTCTACCCATTGTGGGCTTTCATATTTTGGGCGCAAATTACTTCCAGGCTGTGGGCAAACCAATACAATCCACTATCCTCAGCTTATCCAGGCAGGTGCTCATATTTATCCCGCTGCTACTGATTTTGCCCAATTTCTGGGGAATTGAGGGGGTTTGGAGAACGGCACCAATTGCCGATATCCTGGCTGTACTTTTGACGGCTATAGTGTTATTTTATGAAATGAAAAATATAAATCCAAAACCGACCCTGGCCATGGAGTCAAACTAA
- a CDS encoding MarR family winged helix-turn-helix transcriptional regulator: protein MKINFDTAKQIHNLLFTFMGLFHEKFLLRFRQEFHEYSRVPCLKKNHMKILNVLYQRDRITLTEISKMLDIEKGSLTTLVDLLEKEDFVIRTSDPMDRRKTLIRLSSRGREEMDRVMDFCAQKMNEILHDVDSVEIQQFVTSLQSAVKFMRKI from the coding sequence TTGAAAATTAATTTTGACACAGCAAAACAAATCCACAACCTGTTATTCACTTTCATGGGGCTATTCCACGAGAAATTCCTTTTACGCTTTCGACAAGAGTTTCACGAGTACAGCCGGGTGCCATGCTTGAAAAAAAACCATATGAAGATATTAAATGTGTTGTACCAAAGAGACCGCATAACTTTGACTGAAATTAGTAAAATGCTTGATATTGAAAAGGGTAGCCTTACTACGCTGGTTGACTTGCTGGAAAAGGAGGACTTCGTAATCCGTACCAGTGACCCCATGGATCGCAGGAAAACTCTAATCCGTCTGAGTTCCCGCGGGAGGGAAGAGATGGATCGCGTGATGGATTTTTGTGCCCAAAAAATGAACGAAATATTACATGATGTTGACTCTGTTGAAATACAGCAATTCGTCACCAGTTTGCAGTCCGCGGTTAAGTTTATGAGAAAAATTTAA